The stretch of DNA TCGCCGCCGACCGCGCGCGGACGGTCGCCGCCGCACTCGCCGCGGTGGCGCCTTCAAGGGTCGCGATCGTCACCGCCACCAAACCCGGCCGCCGTGCCGCGATCGTCTCCGTCGCCTTTGTCGGCGAACCCCCGAGGGGCCAAATCCAGAGGACTGCCCAATGATCATTCCGTTCCTGCTCATGGCCGCCAGCTTCCAGGATACCGCCGCGCTCGACGCCTCGGTCGCTGCGTTCACCGGCCGCCCGACCGGCGCCGAGGGCGGCGCGCGCACGCCCGTCGATGCGCGACTGCGGCTCGCGACGTGCCCGACCGTGTCGCTGTCGTGGCGCTCCGAACAGCATGACGCGGTCGTCGTGTCGTGCGCTGGCCCCGCGTGGCGAATCTTCGTGCCGGTCATTCGTCCGGCCAATGCCCCGGCCGCGATCGCCGCGTCGTTCGCCCCCGCCGTGAAGACCGCCCCGGTCATCAAGCGCGGCGATCCGATCGTGATCGAGGCGGGCACCGGGGGCTTTTCGATCAGCCGCGAAGGCGTCGCGATGGGCGACGCCGCACCGGGTGGACGCTTCATGGTCAAGGTCGACGACACGCGTACGCCGGTCCAGGCGATCGCGGTGGAGGCGGGGCGCGCGACGCTGCCCGGTTGGTCGAACTGAGCCTAGTCGAACGGGGGTCGAAAGCGGGTCGAACTAAATTCAGCCCAACAGATTAATTTCGCTAAAGGTTTTGCCGGTGCAGCCGTTTCTCCTGATGTCAGCGCAGATTAGAGGATGCGGACATGGTGGACTCGATCGGCGCGAAGCCGTCAGTAGCAGGAGATCGCTCCGTCGCGCGCATCGCCGCCGCGACGCCGGCGACGGGCGTTCAGACGTCGTCATCCCAGGCGTCCGGCCAGAAACCGACCTCGGTATTGCCCGAGTCGATCGCGCTGGCCAAGTCGATGGCGTCGTCGCCGCCGATCAACGCCTCGCGCGTCGCCGAGATCAAGAAGGCGATCGCCAGCGGCACCTTTCCCATCCTTCCCGCCACCATCGCCGATCGTCTGATGGCGCTCCGCTTGGACTGGACTTCCCATGAAAAGGCGTGATGCCCTGATCCGCGTGATCGACGCGCTCCATGCCGAGATCGCTGCGCTGAAATCGAACGACGTCGCCAGCCTCGAGCGTGCGACCGCCGACAAGCTGGACGGGATCGAACAGGTCGCGCTGCTCGGCACCGGCCCCGCAGGCGCGGAAATCCGCGAGCTCGCGGACGAGGCGAACCGGCTCAACGAGACGTGCCGGATCTATACCAACCTGATGGCGGCAAATGTCCGCCGCCGCCTGCAAACGCTGACCGGCGACGGTGCCGTTGCCGGCTATCGCCCAGGGCTCAGGGCGGCGTACGCCTGATCACCACGCTTGCCCCTCAACCTCCGTCATCCTGACGAAAGTCAGGATCCAGAGTAACTGAGGGCA from Sphingomonas sp. HMP9 encodes:
- a CDS encoding flagella basal body P-ring formation protein FlgA is translated as MIIPFLLMAASFQDTAALDASVAAFTGRPTGAEGGARTPVDARLRLATCPTVSLSWRSEQHDAVVVSCAGPAWRIFVPVIRPANAPAAIAASFAPAVKTAPVIKRGDPIVIEAGTGGFSISREGVAMGDAAPGGRFMVKVDDTRTPVQAIAVEAGRATLPGWSN
- the flgM gene encoding flagellar biosynthesis anti-sigma factor FlgM gives rise to the protein MDSIGAKPSVAGDRSVARIAAATPATGVQTSSSQASGQKPTSVLPESIALAKSMASSPPINASRVAEIKKAIASGTFPILPATIADRLMALRLDWTSHEKA
- a CDS encoding flagellar protein FlgN, with the protein product MKRRDALIRVIDALHAEIAALKSNDVASLERATADKLDGIEQVALLGTGPAGAEIRELADEANRLNETCRIYTNLMAANVRRRLQTLTGDGAVAGYRPGLRAAYA